In a genomic window of Chloroflexota bacterium:
- a CDS encoding D-glycerate dehydrogenase — MPTKLPLVLISHALPVDWLEKLAGHCQILAGPPEADHLAPELVQHLPDAVGILTLLTIPVSERVITNAPKLRVVSNMAVGYDNVDITACTRRGIPVGNTPGVLTEGTADLTLALLLAAARKLPQASQDARAGRWTTWSPTGWLGADLQGATLGIIGMGKIGSAVARRAAAFGMKIIYSNPSPRSEIEYTSMAMRKSFEKVIAESDFLSLHCPLTDETRGLIDAVALRAMKPNAILINASRGPVVVRADLDHALREKWIAAAALDVTDPEPLPADDPLYDLPNCLIVPHIGSATQHTRKRMAELACENLLAGLRGERLPHCVNPEVYRNL, encoded by the coding sequence ATGCCCACAAAGCTCCCCCTGGTACTCATCTCACATGCCTTGCCGGTAGACTGGCTGGAAAAATTAGCCGGACACTGCCAAATATTGGCGGGGCCGCCCGAGGCAGATCATCTGGCCCCGGAGCTGGTTCAACACTTACCGGATGCGGTGGGAATTCTGACTCTCTTGACGATTCCTGTCTCGGAGCGGGTGATTACCAACGCCCCCAAATTGCGAGTTGTCAGCAATATGGCGGTGGGCTACGATAACGTAGATATAACAGCCTGCACCCGCCGCGGCATCCCGGTGGGCAACACTCCCGGCGTACTCACGGAAGGCACCGCCGACCTGACGCTAGCCTTACTCCTGGCGGCTGCTCGCAAACTCCCTCAGGCCAGCCAGGATGCCCGTGCAGGCCGCTGGACAACCTGGTCGCCCACGGGCTGGCTCGGAGCCGACCTGCAAGGCGCAACTCTGGGCATCATTGGTATGGGCAAAATTGGTTCTGCCGTTGCTCGCCGCGCGGCAGCCTTTGGGATGAAGATTATTTACAGCAATCCCTCCCCTCGATCAGAAATCGAATATACTTCAATGGCTATGCGCAAATCATTCGAAAAAGTCATCGCCGAAAGCGATTTTCTGAGCCTGCATTGTCCCCTCACAGACGAAACCCGCGGCCTGATCGACGCGGTTGCGTTGCGCGCCATGAAGCCCAACGCCATCCTGATCAACGCTTCGCGCGGCCCGGTGGTTGTCCGCGCCGATCTGGATCATGCCCTGCGCGAAAAGTGGATCGCCGCTGCGGCCCTCGATGTCACCGACCCTGAACCCTTGCCCGCGGATGATCCACTTTACGACCTGCCCAACTGCCTGATCGTGCCGCATATTGGCTCGGCCACCCAACACACGCGCAAACGTATGGCCGAACTGGCCTGCGAAAACCTTCTCGCAGGGCTGCGCGGCGAACGCCTGCCGCATTGCGTAAACCCTGAGGTGTACCGAAATCTGTAA
- a CDS encoding GNAT family acetyltransferase has translation MLIRPYTPDDEHEVIRLWFDCGLMVPHNNPRRDIERKLQVNPEWFLLALLEGEIIGSCMVGYEGHRGWINYLAVSPRYRRQRIAAALMAEAERLLNAAGCPKINLQVRETNLEVIKFYEGIGYKNDAVISLGKRLDPDEPYAVEL, from the coding sequence AAGTCATCCGACTCTGGTTCGATTGCGGCCTGATGGTACCGCACAACAACCCCAGGCGAGATATTGAGCGCAAGCTTCAGGTCAACCCGGAGTGGTTTTTATTGGCCTTGCTCGAAGGCGAAATTATCGGTTCGTGCATGGTTGGGTATGAAGGCCATCGCGGCTGGATCAACTATCTGGCGGTGTCGCCGCGCTACCGGCGGCAGAGGATTGCCGCAGCGCTGATGGCCGAGGCAGAGCGTTTGCTGAACGCGGCCGGATGTCCGAAGATCAACCTTCAGGTGCGCGAAACCAACCTTGAAGTGATTAAGTTTTATGAGGGCATCGGCTACAAAAATGATGCTGTAATCAGCCTGGGGAAACGGCTTGACCCCGATGAGCCGTATGCTGTTGAACTGTGA